The Lujinxingia vulgaris nucleotide sequence CGGCGCAGGCAATATTGGCGGTACGCTGGCGTTGCTGACCGGACTCAAGGAATTGGGCGACGTGGTGCTGTTTGACATTGCCGAAGGGCTGCCCCAGGGCAAGGCGCTGGATATTGCACAGTCCGCGCCGATCGAGGGTTTCGATGCGAAGCTGAAGGGTGCCAACGACTATGCCGACATCGAGGGCGCCG carries:
- a CDS encoding lactate/malate family dehydrogenase; the encoded protein is MARSKIALIGAGNIGGTLALLTGLKELGDVVLFDIAEGLPQGKALDIAQSAPIEGFDAKLKGANDYADIEGA